In the genome of Oryzias melastigma strain HK-1 linkage group LG4, ASM292280v2, whole genome shotgun sequence, the window gaaaagtggatttttatgacatttaggttggggaattttggttaaaaaaaaacatcacaatcataattaaaacccCATTGTGAAGGTTTAAATAAATGCCATAgaggatttttaaatgtttaccaGGGATTCATTTGTGTGAGTTAAGGAGTTAtttaacaagaacatgtcaGTGCCCAATGATCTATTAAGAGAGAGTAATACAGAACTTCAATCAAGTTACAAGAATTTCACTTAGAATCagcttttatttcctgttttacacATGTTCAATGAGAAACATTTCTACATCTCAACCAGCAGCTGATAAAAGAAGGAAATACATCTATTTGCCCACATAAATGAAAAGGTAAAGCATATTCAGAGGTTTAGTTATGAAGCCTATGCAGGTAAAACCTCAATTAGAATCGTTATGGCAGTTTCTCAAGAAACTCCCTGATTTCTCTGCACATCTGGTTTCTTCCTCTGTCACGTATTTTCTGGAGTTCTTTGACACTTTTTTCCCCATAGAAATCCCTTGGCTGAATCTCTGCTGACATCATGAGGTACCGAATGGACTTGTTACTGTCTTGACATTTAAAGTAGAGGTATCTGGCGTAGCTGTAGTAGAGCAGCTGTTTGTCTCCAGAATCCAGGTCTCTCTTTTCCAGCAGGTCTTGGTACATCTGATCTGCTATGGTGCGGCCCTGAGTTGACTTAGCCTGAACATTTGCAAGGTCAATCTCCTTGGCAAAGGACGTGTCTGGGTAGAGATTGATCACCTCCTTAAGCAGCTGAATGGCTCTCTGAATTGTACGTTGGTCTGCTTGATCACCCCAGAACCCGAGGACTTTCCATTTGTAGCAGAGTGCGGCGCATCTCTTCAGGTAGCGCTCGTTGGGATGTTGCTGCAAGGCCTTATCTGCCAGATCGATGGCCTCATTCAGCGAGCCCTGCTGCCTGTGCAGTCTCAGGAGAGGCTTCAGACCACTGTAGCTGCTGACAGGCTGCCGGAGGATCTGCTGGCCAAGGGTCTTCGCTTCATCTTCCAGTGTTTCTCcctttctgtttctttctttgagCTCCACAGCAGCCAAGTACAGATTCTCTGGATCCTGCTCTCGGGCTGNNNNNNNNNNNNNNNNNNNNNNNNNNNNNNNNNNNNNNNNNNNNNNNNNNNNNNNNNNNNNNNNNNNNNNNNNNNNNNNNNNNNNNNNNNNNNNNNNNNNNNNNNNNNNNNNNNNNNNNNNNNNNNNNNNNNNNNNNNNNNNNNNNNNNNNNNNNNNNNNNNNNNNNNNNNNNNNNNNNNNNNNNNNNNNNNNNNNNNNNNNNNNNNNNNNNNNNNNNNNNNNNNNNNNNNNNNNNNNNNNNNNNNNNNNNNNNNNNNNNNNNNNNNNNNNNNNNNNNNNNNNNNNNNNNNNNNNNNNNNNNNNNNNNNNNNNNNNNNNNNNNNNNNNNNNNNNNNNNNNNNNNNNNNNNNNNNNNNNNNNNNNNNNNNNNNNNNNNNNNNNNNNNNNNNNNNNNNNNNNNNNNNNNNNNNNNNNNNNNNNNNNNNNNNNNNNNNNNNNNNNNNNNNNNNNNNNNNNNNNNNNNNNNNNNNNNNNNNNNNNNNNNNNNNNNNNNNNNNNNNNNNNNNNNNNNNNNNNNNNNNNNNNNNNNNNNNNNNNNNNNNNNNNNNNNNNNNNNNNNNNNNNNNNNNNNNNNNNNNNNNNNNNNNNNNNNNNNNNNNNNNNNNNNNNNNNNNNNNNNNNNNNNNNNNNNNNNNNNNNNNNNNNNNNNNNNNNNNNNNNNNNNNNNNNNNNNNNNNNNNNNNNNNNNNNNNNNNNNNNNNNNNNNNNNNNNNNNNNNNNNNNNNNNNNNNNNNNNNNNNNNNNNNNNNNNNNNNNNNNNNNNNNNNNNNNNNNNNNNNNNNNNNNNNNNNNNNNNNNNNNNNNNNNNNNNNNNNNNNNNNNNNNNNNNNNNNNNNNNNNNNNNNNNNNNNNNNNNNNNNNNNNNNNNNNNNNNNNNNNNNNNNNNNNNNNNNNNNNNNNNNNNNNNNNNNNNNNNNNNNNNNNNNNNNNNNNNNNNNNNNNNNNNNNNNNNNNNNNNNNNNNNNNNNNNNNNNNNNNNNNNNNNNNNNNNNNNNNNNNNNNNNNNNNNNNNNNNNNNNNNNNNNNNNNNNNNNNNNNNNNNNNNNNNNNNNNNNNNNNNNNNNNNNNNNNNNNNNNNNNNNNNNNNNNNNNNNNNNNNNNNNNNNNNNNNNNNNNNNNNNNNNNNNNNNNNNNNNNNNNNNNNNNNNNNNNNNNNNNNNNNNNNNNNNNNNNNNNNNNNNNNNNNNNNNNNNNNNNNNNNNNNNNNNNNNNNNNNNNNNNNNNNNNNNNNNNNNNNNNNNNNNNNNNNNNNNNNNNNNNNNNNNNNNNNNNNNNNNNNNNNNNNNNNNNNNNNNNNNNNNNNNNNNNNNNNNNNNNNNNNNNNNNNNNNNNNNNNNNNNNNNNNNNNNNNNNNNNNNNNNNNNNNNNNNNNNNNNNNNNNNNNNNNNNNNNNNNNNNNNNNNNNNNNNNNNNNNNNNNNNNNNNNNNNNNNNNNNNNNNNNNNNNNNNNNNNNNNNNNNNNNNNNNNNNNNNNNNNNNNNNNNNNNNNNNNNNNNNNNNNNNNNNNNNNNNNNNNNNNNNNNNNNNNNNNNNNNNNNNNNNNNNNNNNNNNNNNNNNNNNNNNNNNNNNNNNNNNNNNNNNNNNNNNNNNNNNNNNNNNNNNNNNNNNNNNNNNNNNNNNNNNNNNNNNNNNNNNNNNNNNNNNNNNNNNNNNNNNNNNNNNNNNNNNNNNNNNNNNNNNNNNNNNNNNNNNNNNNNNNNNNNNNNNNNNNNNNNNNNNNNNNNNNNNNNNNNNNNNNNNNNNNNNNNNNNNNNNNNNNNNNNNNNNNNNNNNNNNNNNNNNNNNNNNNNNNNNNNNNNNNNNNNNNNNNNNNNNNNNNNNNNNNNNNNNNNNNNNNNNNNNNNNNNNNNNNNNNNNNNNNNNNNNNNNNNNNNNNNNNNNNNNNNNNNNNNNNNNNNNNNNNNNNNNNNNNNNNNNNNNNNNNNNNNNNNNNNNNNNNNNNNNNNNNNNNNNNNNNNNNNNNNNNNNNNNNNNNNNNNNNNNNNNNNNNNNNNNNNNNNNNNNNNNNNNNNNNNNNNNNNNNNNNNNNNNNNNNNNNNNNNNNNNNNNNNNNNNNNNNNNNNNNNNNNNNNNNNNNNNNNNNNNNNNNNNNNNNNNNNNNNNNNNNNNNNNNNNNNNNNNNNNNNNNNNNNNNNNNNNNNNNNNNNNNNNNNNNNNNNNNNNNNNNNNNNNNNNNNNNNNNNNNNNNNNNNNNNNNNNNNNNNNNNNNNNNNNNNNNNNNNNNNNNNNNNNNNNNNNNNNNNNNNNNNNNNNNNNNNNNNNNNNNNNNNNNNNNNNNNNNNNNNNNNNNNNNNNNNNNNNNNNNNNNNNNNNNNNNNNNNNNNNNNNNNNNNNNNNNNNNNNNNNNNNNNNNNNNNNNNNNNNNNNNNNNNNNNNNNNNNNNNNNNNNNNNNNNNNNNNNNNNNNNNNNNNNNNNNNNNNNNNNNNNNNNNNNNNNNNNNNNNNNNNNNNNNNNNNNNNNNNNNNNNNNNNNNNNNNNNNNNNNNNNNNNNNNNNNNNNNNNNNNNNNNNNNNNNNNNNNNNNNNNNNNNNNNNNNNNNNNNNNNNNNNNNNNNNNNNNNNNNNNNNNNNNNNNNNNNNNNNNNNNNNNNNNNNNNNNNNNNNNNNNNNNNNNNNNNNNNNNNNNNNNNNNNNNNNNNNNNNNNNNNNNNNNNNNNNNNNNNNNNNNNNNNNNNNNNNNNNNNNNNNNNNNNNNNNNNNNNNNNNNNNNNNNNNNNNNNNNNNNNNNNNNNNNNNNNNNNNNNNNNNNNNNNNNNNNNNNNNNNNNNNNNNNNNNNNNNNNNNNNNNNNNNNNNNNNNNNNNNNNNNNNNNNNNNNNNNNNNNNNNNNNNNNNNNNNNNNNNNNNNNNNNNNNNNNNNNNNNNNNNNNNNNNNNNNNNNNNNNNNNNNNNNNNNNNNNNNNNNNNNNNNNNNNNNNNNNNNNNNNNNNNNNNNNNNNNNNNNNNNNNNNNNNNNNNNNNNNNNNNNNNNNNNNNNNNNNNNNNNNNNNNNNNNNNNNNNNNNNNNNNNNNNNNNNNNNNNNNNNNNNNNNNNNNNNNNNNNNNNNNNNNNNNNNNNNNNNNNNNNNNNNNNNNNNNNNNNNNNNNNNNNNNNNNNNNNNNNNNNNNNNNNNNNNNNNNNNNNNNNNNNNNNNNNNNNNNNNNNNNNNNNNNNNNNNNNNNNNNNNNNNNNNNNNNNNNNNNNNNNNNNNNNNNNNNNNNNNNNNNNNNNNNNNNNNNNNNNNNNNNNNNNNNNNNNNNNNNNNNNNNNNNNNNNNNNNNNNNNNNNNNNNNNNNNNNNNNNNNNNNNNNNNNNNNNNNNNNNNNNNNNNNNNNNNNNNNNNNNNNNNNNNNNNNNNNNNNNNNNNNNNNNNNNNNNNNNNNNNNNNNNNNNNNNNNNNNNNNNNNNNNNNNNNNNNNNNNNNNNNNNNNNNNNNNNNNNNNNNNNNNNNNNNNNNNNNNNNNNNNNNNNNNNNNNNNNNNNNNNNNNNNNNNNNNNNNNNNNNNNNNNNNNNNNNNNNNNNNNNNNNNNNNNNNNNNNNNNNNNNNNNNNNNNNNNNNNNNNNNNNNNNNNNNNNNNNNNNNNNNNNNNNNNNNNNNNNNNNNNNNNNNNNNNNNNNNNNNNNNNNNNNNNNNNNNNNNNNNNNNNNNNNNNNNNNNNNNNNNNNNNNNNNNNNNNNNNNNNNNNNNNNNNNNNNNNNNNNNNNNNNNNNNNNNNNNNNNNNNNNNNNNNNNNNNNNNNNNNNNNNNNNNNNNNNNNNNNNNNNNNNNNNNNNNNNNNNNNNNNNNNNNNNNNNNNNNNNNNNNNNNNNNNNNNNNNNNNNNNNNNNNNNNNNNNNNNNNNNNNNNNNNNNNNNNNNNNNNNNNNNNNNNNNNNNNNNNNNNNNNNNNNNNNNNNNNNNNNNNNNNNNNNNNNNNNNNNNNNNNNNNNNNNNNNNNNNNNNNNNNNNNNNNNNNNNNNNNNNNNNNNNNNNNNNNNNNNNNNNNNNNNNNNNNNNNNNNNNNNNNNNNNNNNNNNNNNNNNNNNNNNNNNNNNNNNNNNNNNNNNNNNNNNNNNNNNNNNNNNNNNNNNNNNNNNNNNNNNNNNNNNNNNNNNNNNNNNNNNNNNNNNNNNNNNNNNNNNNNNNNNNNNNNNNNNNNNNNNNNNNNNNNNNNNNNNNNNNNNNNNNNNNNNNNNNNNNNNNNNNNNNNNNNNNNNNNNNNNNNNNNNNNNNNNNNNNNNNNNNNNNNNNNNNNNNNNNNNNNNNNNNNNNNNNNNNNNNNNNNNNNNNNNNNNNNNNNNNNNNNNNNNNNNNNNNNNNNNNNNNNNNNNNNNNNNNNNNNNNNNNNNNNNNNNNNNNNNNNNNNNNNNNNNNNNNNNNNNNNNNNNNNNNNNNNNNNNNNNNNNNNNNNNNNNNNNNNNNNNNNNNNNNNNNNNNNNNNNNNNNNNNNNNNNNNNNNNNNNNNNNNNNNNNNNNNNNNNNNNNNNNNNNNNNNNNNNNNNNNNNNNNNNNNNNNNNNNNNNNNNNNNNNNNNNNNNNNNNNNNNNNNNNNNNNNNNNNNNNNNNNNNNNNNNNNNNNNNNNNNNNNNNNNNNNNNNNNNNNNNNNNNNNNNNNNNNNNNNNNNNNNNNNNNNNNNNNNNNNNNNNNNNNNNNNNNNNNNNNNNNNNNNNNNNNNNNNNNNNNNNNNNNNNNNNNNNNNNNNNNNNNNNNNNNNNNNNNNNNNNNNNNNNNNNNNNNNNNNNNNNNNNNNNNNNNNNNNNNNNNNNNNNNNNNNNNNNNNNNNNNNNNNNNNNNNNNNNNNNNNNNNNNNNNNNNNNNNNNNNNNNNNNNNNNNNNNNNNNNNNNNNNNNNNNNNNNNNNNNNNNNNNNNNNNNNNNNNNNNNNNNNNNNNNNNNNNNNNNNNNNNNNNNNNNNNNNNNNNNNNNNNNNNNNNNNNNNNNNNNNNNNNNNNNNNNNNNNNNNNNNNNNNNNNNNNNNNNNNNNNNNNNNNNNNNNNNNNNNNNNNNNNNNNNNNNNNNNNNNNNNNNNNNNNNNNNNNNNNNNNNNNNNNNNNNNNNNNNNNNNNNNNNNNNNNNNNNNNNNNNNNNNNNNNNNNNNNNNNNNNNNNNNNNNNNNNNNNNNNNNNNNNNNNNNNNNNNNNNNNNNNNNNNNNNNNNNNNNNNNNNNNNNNNNNNNNNNNNNNNNNNNNNNNNNNNNNNNNNNNNNNNNNNNNNNNNNNNNNNNNNNNNNNNNNNNNNNNNNNNNNNNNNNNNNNNNNNNNNNNNNNNNNNNNNNNNNNNNNNNNNNNNNNNNNNNNNNNNNNNNNNNNNNNNNNNNNNNNNNNNNNNNNNNNNNNNNNNNNNNNNNNNNNNNNNNNNNNNNNNNNNNNNNNNNNNNNNNNNNNNNNNNNNNNNNNNNNNNNNNNNNNNNNNNNNNNNNNNNNNNNNNNNNNNNNNNNNNNNNNNNNNN includes:
- the LOC112150687 gene encoding interferon-induced protein with tetratricopeptide repeats 2-like — encoded protein: MSVFHTFFVDDRPVKRIEFLNTREQDPENLYLAAVELKERNRKGETLEDEAKTLGQQILRQPVSSYSGLKPLLRLHRQQGSLNEAIDLADKALQQHPNERYLKRCAALCYKWKVLGFWGDQADQRTIQRAIQLLKEVINLYPDTSFAKEIDLANVQAKSTQGRTIADQMYQDLLEKRDLDSGDKQLLYYSYARYLYFKCQDSNKSIRYLMMSAEIQPRDFYGEKSVKELQKIRDRGRNQMCREIREFLEKLP